One stretch of Paramormyrops kingsleyae isolate MSU_618 chromosome 4, PKINGS_0.4, whole genome shotgun sequence DNA includes these proteins:
- the smpx gene encoding small muscular protein, with product MSKQPSSNVKALQANLNIPMGALRPGAGHPIKRREESEDLEEVTPVASEEKKHLPGAFKLPGPAVNLSEIQNVKSELRWVTKE from the exons ATGTCCAAGCAGCCGTCGTCCAACGTGAAGGCTCTTCAG GCTAATCTCAACATCCCCATGGGAGCGCTGCGACCTGGAGCAGGACACCCAATCAAGAGGAGAGAGGAGTCTGAAGacctggaggag GTGACACCTGTGGCCAGTGAGGAGAAGAAGCATCTTCCTGGAGCTTTCAAGCTGCCTGGACCAGCAGTGAACCTGTCTGAGATCCAGAATGTCAAGAGCGAGTTGAGATGGGTGACTAAGGAGTAG
- the klhl34 gene encoding kelch-like protein 34, protein MSYFLVMSEQHSGRVLSQYQQLRSQELLCDVLLVAADGTPFPAHRSLLACSSDYFWSMFKEHTQESQARRVVLPALSSRGLQIVLEFMYTSWLSLAPSTLEDTLEVASYLQVTHAVELCSQYMSDSLSLDTCCFFANMAARYGVPGALTAANSFIGTHMGELLGPVGDRVGLLELNLDSLQEALAVPEMPGVDELPLLLLVLDWLDSNHVSAVKSDLLLSRIRFGLVPPEVLSWLSSGRAPLRSPFVRSLVLKALRYHAQGPWQPLLQSPQTMLRASTTQVLLVGGSSQGGQPEGQVLAFFPCHRKLQHLTDLPCTVRHHCACTVGNFLFVLGGELMRADGVDDSLASNQVWRYDPRFRRWEMVPPMGERRAQFSCCVVNGVIYAIGGRRENGVPLDSVEAYDMRVGCWRQVAVLPCGMYGQACVAYQHNIYISGGIHSERHQSSKDMHRLDLCGPQWKKCAAMSIARSGHQMAALGTKLYVFLGMYELFSDIECFDPDHNEWSRLRPMPSDRFSYGLAPLEGAALLVGGRKWRDGQEVATANIIEYIPESDSWKEVSRLPRPLSGTQCTLMLLPNPHHM, encoded by the coding sequence ATGAGCTATTTCCTGGTGATGAGCGAGCAGCACAGTGGCCGGGTTCTGAGCCAGTACCAGCAGCTGCGCTCACAGGAGCTCCTCTGCGACGTGCTGCTGGTGGCAGCGGATGGCACACCTTTCCCAGCGCACCGCAGCCTGCTTGCCTGCTCCAGCGACTACTTCTGGTCCATGTTCAAGGAGCACACACAGGAGTCGCAGGCGAGACGCGTCGTGCTGCCGGCGCTGTCCTCAAGGGGGCTGCAGATCGTCTTGGAATTCATGTACACCTCCTGGCTCTCGCTAGCGCCCTCTACACTGGAGGACACACTGGAGGTTGCCAGCTACCTGCAGGTGACTCATGCTGTGGAGCTCTGCAGCCAGTACATGAGCGATAGCCTCAGCCTAGACACCTGCTGCTTCTTCGCCAACATGGCTGCCCGCTACGGGGTGCCCGGCGCCCTGACCGCAGCCAACAGTTTCATCGGCACCCACATGGGGGAGCTGCTGGGCCCAGTGGGAGACCGAGTGGGGCTGCTCGAGTTGAACCTGGACTCCCTGCAGGAGGCGCTGGCGGTGCCGGAGATGCCTGGGGTGGACGAATTGCCGCTGCTGCTCCTGGTGCTGGATTGGCTGGACAGCAACCACGTGAGCGCCGTGAAGAGTGACCTGCTGCTGAGCCGGATCCGCTTTGGCCTGGTCCCACCAGAGGTGCTGTCCTGGCTCTCCTCGGGCCGGGCCCCTCTGAGGAGCCCATTTGTGCGCAGCCTGGTCCTCAAAGCCCTGCGGTACCATGCCCAGGGACCCTGGCAGCCTCTGCTGCAGAGCCCCCAGACCATGCTGCGTGCCTCCACCACCCAGGTGCTGCTGGTAGGGGGCAGCTCACAGGGAGGCCAGCCCGAGGGGCAAGTCCTGGCCTTCTTCCCCTGCCACCGGAAGCTGCAGCACCTCACTGACCTCCCCTGCACAGTCCGGCACCACTGTGCCTGCACCGTGGGCAACTTCCTGTTCGTCCTGGGGGGGGAGCTCATGCGTGCTGATGGGGTTGATGATTCATTGGCCAGCAACCAGGTGTGGCGCTATGACCCCCGTTTCCGGCGCTGGGAGATGGTGCCCCCTATGGGGGAGCGCAGGGCACAGTTCTCGTGCTGCGTAGTGAATGGTGTGATCTACGCAATAGGGGGGCGGCGGGAGAATGGGGTGCCTCTAGACTCGGTGGAGGCATATGACATGCGTGTGGGCTGTTGGCGGCAGGTGGCAGTGCTGCCATGTGGCATGTATGGTCAGGCCTGCGTTGCATACCAGCACAATATCTACATATCTGGAGGGATCCACAGTGAGAGGCACCAGAGCAGCAAAGACATGCACCGTCTGGATCTCTGTGGGCCACAGTGGAAAAAATGCGCAGCCATGTCGATTGCCCGCTCCggccaccagatggcagcaCTGGGTACCAAGCTCTATGTCTTCCTGGGAATGTACGAGCTATTCAGCGACATAGAATGCTTTGACCCTGACCATAACGAGTGGAGTCGCCTCCGGCCCATGCCAAGCGACCGCTTCAGTTATGGCCTGGCTCCGCTGGAGGGCGCCGCCCTACTGGTGGGAGGCCGGAAGTGGCGTGATGGGCAGGAGGTGGCCACGGCAAACATAATTGAGTACATCCCCGAGAGTGACAGCTGGAAGGAGGTGAGCAGGCTGCCGCGGCCCCTGAGTGGGACACAGTGCACACTCATGCTGCTGCCCAACCCCCACCATATGTAG